The proteins below are encoded in one region of Sporosarcina sp. FSL K6-1508:
- a CDS encoding metallophosphoesterase encodes METTKLKKPPRRKWFFILLIIGLLSFVIYKGNATVGVTRYEIVSDKIPDAYDTYRIVQISDLHDAEFGDNHSEVVNRVKMITPQAIFITGDFIDSNRYNLEQSLILIEELQFVAPIYYVTGNHEIATQDMERIHEALEDLGVRVLSDEADVITLFPDSSIAIGGIEDPLASGLEDDEAVKLSIEKAFENVPDDMFKILLSHRPEQFNVYAEQEIDLTFSGHAHGGQFRIPGIGGLISPGQGWFPKYSSGIHEKNGSHLVVSRGLGNSIIPVRLFNQPEIVVVTLRKTE; translated from the coding sequence ATGGAAACAACGAAACTAAAGAAGCCGCCCCGACGTAAATGGTTTTTCATCTTACTCATTATTGGTCTTCTTAGCTTTGTCATATACAAAGGAAATGCGACTGTTGGAGTAACGCGGTATGAAATCGTGTCGGACAAGATTCCTGATGCTTACGACACATACAGAATCGTCCAGATTTCTGATTTGCATGATGCTGAATTTGGTGACAATCACTCGGAAGTTGTCAATCGAGTGAAAATGATTACACCTCAAGCGATATTCATTACTGGCGATTTTATCGATAGCAATCGGTATAATCTTGAACAAAGCCTGATTCTTATTGAAGAACTTCAATTTGTCGCTCCAATCTATTACGTAACAGGAAATCATGAAATTGCTACGCAGGATATGGAACGTATTCATGAAGCCCTCGAAGATCTGGGTGTCCGGGTCTTATCTGACGAAGCTGATGTGATTACGCTGTTTCCGGATAGCTCAATAGCAATAGGCGGCATAGAAGACCCGCTGGCAAGCGGGCTTGAAGATGACGAAGCTGTTAAGCTATCTATTGAAAAAGCATTTGAAAATGTACCTGATGATATGTTTAAAATTCTTTTGTCACATAGACCGGAACAATTTAATGTATACGCTGAACAGGAGATCGACTTGACGTTCAGTGGCCATGCCCATGGAGGCCAGTTTCGAATCCCCGGAATCGGTGGTCTTATCTCTCCAGGTCAGGGCTGGTTTCCAAAATACTCTTCGGGCATCCATGAAAAGAATGGCAGTCACTTAGTGGTCAGTCGGGGTCTTGGCAACAGCATCATTCCGGTACGGCTATTTAATCAGCCGGAAATAGTCGTTGTAACCTTGAGAAAAACTGAATAA
- a CDS encoding zinc-binding dehydrogenase → MKAFIHEFGQLKLNDMKEPIAGSGEVVVAIRAAGLNRRDLYIPRRRGDEAPALILGSDGAGVIDTIGEGVTGFAVGDEVMINPSLRWFKNSEAPPVSFDILGMPDNGTFAEKIAISAEQIERKPAHLSWEEAAVLSLAGLTGYRALFTKGGLQASDTVFIPGAGSGVATYLIAFAKNIGARVIVTSRSEAKRKQALQLGADLALDTNGDWNKELEGETIDLVIESVGRATFNRSLSILKKGGRIVVFGATTDDTVDLDLRAFFYGQYQLFGSTLGSREELRDMIAHVEKYGTHPIVDKVFKLDDAVEAFDYIEESKQFGKVVLRITR, encoded by the coding sequence GTGAAAGCATTTATTCATGAGTTCGGGCAGTTGAAACTAAACGATATGAAAGAACCGATTGCGGGAAGTGGTGAGGTCGTTGTTGCGATCCGGGCGGCTGGGTTGAATCGTCGCGATTTATACATACCTAGACGAAGAGGAGATGAAGCGCCAGCATTGATATTGGGATCTGACGGGGCGGGAGTAATCGATACAATAGGCGAAGGGGTAACGGGGTTTGCGGTCGGGGATGAAGTAATGATTAATCCTTCGCTGCGTTGGTTTAAAAATAGTGAGGCGCCGCCGGTTTCTTTTGATATTTTAGGAATGCCTGATAACGGGACGTTTGCGGAGAAGATTGCCATTTCGGCTGAACAGATTGAAAGGAAACCTGCTCACTTGTCATGGGAAGAGGCAGCAGTTCTTTCCCTAGCAGGTCTTACAGGCTATCGTGCTCTCTTTACCAAAGGAGGATTGCAAGCAAGCGATACAGTTTTCATCCCAGGTGCTGGCAGCGGAGTAGCCACATATCTTATTGCGTTCGCTAAAAACATTGGGGCACGTGTGATTGTTACTTCACGCAGTGAAGCTAAGCGTAAGCAGGCGCTTCAACTTGGTGCGGATCTTGCCCTTGATACGAATGGGGATTGGAATAAGGAACTGGAGGGAGAGACGATTGACCTTGTTATCGAAAGTGTAGGCCGGGCGACGTTTAACCGTTCACTCAGTATATTGAAAAAAGGCGGGCGCATTGTCGTGTTCGGCGCAACGACTGACGATACGGTTGACTTGGATTTACGGGCGTTTTTCTACGGACAATACCAGCTTTTCGGTTCTACGTTGGGAAGTCGGGAAGAACTGCGTGATATGATTGCGCATGTCGAAAAATACGGGACGCATCCAATTGTCGACAAAGTGTTCAAGTTGGACGACGCAGTAGAGGCATTCGATTATATTGAAGAGAGTAAGCAGTTTGGAAAAGTGGTACTGCGAATAACAAGGTAA